TCATATAcattatgcttcttcaaaaatTCAATATATAATGGCCATATACGATGGTGTTGTGTAATAGGAAGAGCTCTAAGAGCTCTATCAAAGACTTGACGAGTACGTGTAATGTAACATTGCTCTGTCATTAACGTACAATAGTCCATCCAAATTCTAGGCATTTTGTGCATAAAAACTAAAGCGCGCTCAAATGCATTGTTCACATCTTCATAAAGCGGATCTGTTATACACCTCCCTTTCAATTGACTTACACGTTGGCGTAGATAATTATACCACAACTTATAactaataaaaaagaaatagtgTAAATATtctataaaaatttatttatcaaataaaagtggaaaaagacATGAATCTTACCTTCCAGGAAGTTCTTTTAATGCTCGTTCGTATACAATATTTAAATTGCTACTTTTTGTACTTTTTAAGTGATCTATATAACGTTGCCAATGTTTTACAGAATAAGGGTTCCTTAAAATTTCTTCTTCATACGGTAAATCTTCTTCATTCTACATAATCGAATAACGTTAAACGAAAAATCGTTACGCAAAAGAGTGCGAGGTTATTTATAATGAATACTTACGAAAACATATAAGTTTCCATCCGGATCTTTGCGTTCCAACATTATTAAAAATTCTATTAACTAATTATACGAAATATATTtgattcaattatatttaaagGGTTAATAGTATCCCTTATATGAAACTAAATATCAATCGCAATAGGTTATTTGCTTGATACACTTATACACTTGCTTATACACTTGATACTCAAACCGGGCTCTATACAACATTTCCATAAAGGTGCTATTTCATTGATTACTTGTAGCTCGAAATATCGTACGTGTTATATTAAGAAATGAACATACTTTATTTTTAATCGAGAATTTTCGGAAATACATTTAAACATTCATTGTATTacgattaaataaaaatttaatgCATTTTCGCTTATATGTTTTCAGAATAGGCCATTCTTCATTATTTGAACGttctaattaataaaaaaaatctaCAGAGAgtaggtaatatatatatagttaaAGAGAATTTAAGATAAAGATTTTTCATTCGAAATCAAGTTGCACAGCCTGTCTACCTCGTTTTAGAACGAGTGAGCGTGACAGCTGTCATATCGAAAATATGATTGAAATAGATATCTTTTAATGTAAACAATTCGATTCATGCCGGAGGTGGCCGATTAAAAAAGTTCACTAACCGCTATTGGTAACAAACTATTCCATAGAATTAATTACGTTTCAACGGCACATACAAATAAACGTTGTAAAGGATGACAATGGGCGATGAAACTCCAGTTACATCACTGGTCCTTCCTGTCATTTTAAGACCAATATTAATGAAGGTATTAAACATTTTGATAGTTTTATAAATCATAATTATCTTGCAGAATAGATTTCTCGAGCATTAAACAAATCTTCAAACGTTTTTACAAATTAGTTTTATTAGGAAAATAACGTgtttgtatttattatttattttccacTGTTATGTAGCTTGAGAGGCAAAATGTGTTGGCTGCTCAAACGTTGCGTACAGCTTTACTGAAAGCTGAAAATTCTCATCCAGGGATCACATACGATTTAATTCTTAGTATAATACGACGAGCAGAACTTAATCTTGACATGAATGAAAGTGTTTTGAGATTGCAAGGAGCTGCCTCTGATTATGAtggtataattataataaaattaacttttattttaattaattaaaattatattcctAAACTTTATTCAATCTGTTTAACATTTTGTTTCTATTTTACATATTACAATTACAGTAGTAGAATATAGATCGGCGCGTTCCGAGGATGcttttcaagaattaaatcgcaaGTCAACCTCCTTAAAAAGAATACTTAGCAGGATTCCTGATGAAATAACGGATCGTAAAACTTTTCTAGAAACAATCaagtatattattatatttgtaTATCGCAATAGGATTGAAGGTTCTTGTTATTTATAGTTCTGTATAATTATGTGGTATCTATTTCAGAGAAATTGCAAGCGCAATAAAAAAGCTTTTAGATGCAGTGAATGAAGTCACTACATTCATTCGTGGTTCTGCTGGAAAACAAGCATTAGATCAAAGGAAAAAGGAATTTGTTAAATACAGTAAAAGATTTAGCAACACATTGAAAGAATACTTTAAAGAAGGACAGTGAGTATTATTGCATTCGAATTTTCCCCTACTTATTCATTTTTTTTCAGTCTAAACAACTGCTCCCTTTGAAACTTGTAATTGTTATAGAGCGAATGCAGTGTTCGTGAGTGCATTATATTTAATACATCAAACAAACATGATTATGCTCACGGTAAAAGACAAATGTGAGTAATTAAAATACTGTTGAAAAATACCTTtgcaataattaaataatttacacaactattataaaatttataacattctaattttattcattttgttATGTATTTAATGATAGGATTTAAAGGTAATTTAATacaaattatacatatatatatatatatatagtaacaTTATTTTATATGTACTATATATATTAaagttataaatatataatactctATGCACAGATAGACACATAAATACATAGGACACAAGAttctaattaaaaaaatatatataaatgttACTTGATGCATTATGCCATTGTTTTATATACAGAATAAAGTATTTCACTTTAAACAAAAGATTTAAGAAACTTGTCAATGACAGCGGAGATTTGAAATGAGGAAGACGTCTGTCGAAATATAtataagaaataaaaattacTTTATTGATAACAAATGTACACAAATGTGTTATACTTTCCATGTGGAATCTACATCCTCTATCTACATTCTCATTGCATTAACAATGACAATGAGTAACAGTAAGGATTAATGATAATTGTAATGAACATCATTTGAAAATGTacaaattcttttcttcaagcacGCTTGCTATCTGCAAATGCTCGTACAATACTGCCAACACCACTGATATTGTATACTTTTTCATGCCAGGTTAATAAATGACTACTGCTACCTTCAGTTGGAATTTCAAATCCTCTATAAATATATTTCATTAAAACATCCAGCAAGTCACGATCCAACTGTACTAAGCAATTATCAATTTGGGTAGATTTAATGCTTAGCAGAACTTTTAGTGTTAAATTTCTTGCGTTATCCTGTAATGTTTAATTATTCCTTATTTTCATTATTAAATGATTATTACCTATTTTTAGTTTTCCACAAAACTTTATACTATATATTTCAACGAGAATTTTCTAAAATGATagaaaaaaatgtttaaatGTAAAGTAAAGTGAAAATTGATTGAGGTTACCTTCACTTGTTGATTTTTACAACCAAGTGGGGCGGACCTTAACACCGATATCAAAGCATCAGCGTTTTTACCCTTGAATAAATATTAAGGAAAGTACTATGAGATATAAGTGAAATTACTATAACGTTATTATACGATGATTGTATTCACGTAAAGGATATTGGCTAAGAAGTGTCAAAATTTCGTTTTCATCTGGTCCCATAGGCCCTCCTATTCCACCATCGGCATCTTCTTCTCTAAAATTATTGTCACTGTATTGATCAACATCGATTTTTCGAAACGCAGACGCTGACGTATCTTTTTTGCCAtcatttcttgacattttaactCTGTACTCGATGTTTTACCGTGATCACACCCGGCTTATCAAGTAACGGCATGGAATGAATGTTCATCGGTCTTCAAATGTGTAGTCTACGTAATGTGCCTTTTATACGAGCAACACTAAAACGTGAATTCCCTTAGAAATTATTATCCTTctcttttataataaaattatattttattcacTAGATGTAAATTGTTGTTATATACGTGaaattttaaaatataaaaattaatgttGGATTAATCACGTTCAAAAATTCCACCAATCACAAACATGAAACATTCTTTCTATATTAATACAaacgaataaaaataataattcacgatccaagaatttcatGTTTCTTAGAAAGAAGTACAGTGTTGATAGCTTGTATTTTTGTATAGATCTTTCCTATAGATGTAGTCTATTCAAAACGAAGATACAACAACAACAGATTTGCTATTTTAAAAATAAACCACACTCCGTTGCCTTCGTTTTGTTTTTATAAAAGATTAGGCGAACATAAATCTGTGTGTATCTTGAAAGTTATAAGATTTTAATCAAGTTATGAGCTATCTAAAGCTTGTGACCAAATGTTATACTCCGAAAATTCTATGGTATCAAACAGATGTTACAGTTGTTATACGAATTTTACTACAAGATGTAGCTGAATACTTTCTTCGAGTTGAATGTGATCATTTGTTGTTTAGGTATGTTAAGTGTAACGTACATACAAAATATATCTAATAAACAAtgtgtataatattatttttagcACCATAGTAAATTCCAAGAACTATTACGTTTGTTTATATCTGTTTGGGGCTGTAGTAGCGGAAAAAACCACTCATAGAAACTTAGAAAGGGAGATTAAGATTACACTTGTAAAGGCACATAAATGTAAAAtgattattcaatttttttgtcttattttatgttttatttatttatttatgtatttaTGTGAAATTTATGTGTATAGGGACAGAATGGTTGAGATTACCTGTTGGAAGAGAAAAAAATCCTATGATTAGTGTAGATCCCGatcatatatatatacgcgACTGGATTATGGATTCTTTGAAAAATATTGGTAATTATATCATACATCATTCAATTGACGACCCTTACttgtttatgtttatgtttATGTTTAATCGTATAttcaattattttaaaacaataTTAATGGTTAATAATGACACCTTGTCAatctttattaattattaacatTACGCAAAGTTTAACAAAAGTTGTTTTATCACAGAAAGGGAaagttttacagaatataaacgtaggcatgatataatacaaataaTGCCAGATGTACCTTCTACAGATGAAGAAGAATCTGATGATGAAGCAATGGATGCCTTATTCTTTTAATCTACCTGTATGCAGTATgcatataaatatattttcatGTAAGATTAAATTTTTCAagttttttaaatttttatatGCACATGACACACATTATACATTGTACAAAACTATAAAGTTTTACCATGTAATAAAGTCTTAAAAACATGACtttttcattttaattttattttgctGAATATTACTTTTGCAGTATGTCGAGAAAGTAcattaataaatttaataaatactGTATTGCGTACTATACATAAGAGTACAATTTACACTATAAACATCCACATGTAAATACAAAAgtagaaataaaaaagaaaaataaggaGAGAATACACCACTTTTGTTTCATGTGTAATACTATCTAGAAAGAGATTTGTAACAAGCATAACTCTTGAATGTATCTTTATAcagatacaaattacaataattaaattaaagtTATTATTACTAGTGGTAACTtcattaattattataaataaaaggcCTAGCATATGTTAAGTTTGATTGAAGTAGAATACTGTATCTTAAACTTTCAAGTATTCTTTTTGTATACGTGCAGCGTATAAAGTTTCAGACTGAATTAAGACAAATGAGTAATGTAATGTCTTACGTTCTTTAGTATATAAAACATGACTGCATTTGTTACTGATTATTAATTTGCGAGAAGTATCATTTTCACAGTTATGATTCTGGAATGCTTATACGCTATGTATGCAATATACACAACATGAGGTATAACACACTTAAAACACATTCTTACTGGTCACAGTTTTCATTTATCTTTGGCAAGGGATTTCTTGTTTCTTAAATGTCATTTGGATGCAACTGtattataaaatattgtaaaaagtGTAGTGTTTAAATGTTTTGATAATAAATAAAACGTAAATAAATTTATAACATGATATAGACTGTGTAAACGGTCTAATAATTTATTAGTAAAGACTATATTAATGCCTTGCTACtagcatatatgtatatatataatgacgttttataaaatattgaaggaactcaaatatttttattacactACTTTTAAATGCTATGAGAGAGTATAGATCACCACAATATCATTACACATACAGCTAATACAAACAGTTTTGTAACACTGAAATAATAGCGAtatattacaatttatttttattataaaacaattatatttaaacattttttttataaatcttTGTACTAAAAGTGTAAATTTCAATATAAGGTACAAAAAGTTATTTGTTTAAAAAATATGATATCTACAATTAATCTACAGGAAAAAATAAAATCGCGTAAAAAATTACTTTTACATTAATTTACTGTCTTTTAAGCTGAATTATATTTATTGTTCAGtgcaaataattaaaaaaacgtCTATCTTAAAGTATCTTAAATTTTTATATCAaactgatttcaaacattgtaattttaataattttttctcGCATAATGAATCTTTGTATAGTATTTGTAGAATGGTCATACTAAAATATGGACAAAGTTGGACAGTTTGCAACAAGCGTATAAGAATAAAGACTGCTAGCAATTAAATTGCTTATAACAATTCTATATACCTATTACATATGTGACAGAAAGCAAGTGTTGCTGTATTTATTTAGTTATACCAACATTTTGTATATATCTAGTATTGCTAAGTAGTACCTATTTGTTTGCATTTAATTAACAACCCTCTAGGGAGAGTCTTTGATTTATATTTTCAACTCTCACTTTCATTTCCCTGAGTATATCTTCAGCAAGATTATCGACATCGGTGTACCGtactttaaaaaaattaaatatatctaCAAGGAATTCGATTACTTGATCTCTAAAATAGTGACAGGTAGAATGTAAACTTCCTTCTGGACCTAAGAAACCCCACACAAGTACCGGAGTGATTTGTTCAGAGATCGAGTAGAAATGTGCCAAGAATCCTTTGTCATATTTTAACATTTGTCTTTTACCCACAAGCACTGACCAAACTGCAGTTCCAATTGCcttaaacatataaatgaataaaCGTTGATAAGTTGATTAAGTAAAAACAAAATTATAATTTGAAATGCTTACGGTTTCGCGGAAACTTGCAGATATCCATCTATTTTGTAAAATAGCTTTGATTGATGAAGGCGGTTTCTCGACTTCCTCAAAGGCGTCTAATAGAATAAAGTCAATCAGAACATCGTAGAAATTCATACATTTTACACCCCTTCCGCTTAATTCTTCTTCCATGATACTACGATTAGTTGGCTCTTGTAAAAACTCCAACATTCGTTCGTAATGCACTAAATAATCTTTAGGAtcctaataaataaaaattatccgTGAATGGCCGATTCAAATTAATTTaaggtatattatatattcatatatttatttttcaagTAGAAGTAAATGATATGTTGTGTATACCCTGTCTGCATACATGATCAAATCACTTATGACTTGTCGGCCTATGTCTGCAATCCACTCAGCGGTAGAAGGTATAGTGAATAATTTCATATAAGCTTGTCGTAAACAATACACCTTTGCCAAATACTCTACATCCGAGCCGCATTTTACGAGCTCCGTATGCAGTCGTCTATAATTAAAAttcatataaattataatttttaataagtTTACCAAAAGTTCTGCGTAAAAAGTGCAAAAAATTCACCTGCAAGGAATACCATTATCTTCGTGATGCTTGAGAGCAGCATGATAA
This is a stretch of genomic DNA from Xylocopa sonorina isolate GNS202 chromosome 8, iyXylSono1_principal, whole genome shotgun sequence. It encodes these proteins:
- the Ccm3 gene encoding programmed cell death protein 10 Ccm3 yields the protein MTMGDETPVTSLVLPVILRPILMKLERQNVLAAQTLRTALLKAENSHPGITYDLILSIIRRAELNLDMNESVLRLQGAASDYDVVEYRSARSEDAFQELNRKSTSLKRILSRIPDEITDRKTFLETIKEIASAIKKLLDAVNEVTTFIRGSAGKQALDQRKKEFVKYSKRFSNTLKEYFKEGQANAVFVSALYLIHQTNMIMLTVKDKCE
- the LOC143425830 gene encoding uncharacterized protein LOC143425830; protein product: MSYLKLVTKCYTPKILWYQTDVTVVIRILLQDVAEYFLRVECDHLLFSTIVNSKNYYVCLYLFGAVVAEKTTHRNLEREIKITLVKAHKWTEWLRLPVGREKNPMISVDPDHIYIRDWIMDSLKNIERESFTEYKRRHDIIQIMPDVPSTDEEESDDEAMDALFF
- the Arpc5 gene encoding actin-related protein 2/3 complex, subunit 5; amino-acid sequence: MSRNDGKKDTSASAFRKIDVDQYSDNNFREEDADGGIGGPMGPDENEILTLLSQGKNADALISVLRSAPLGCKNQQVKDNARNLTLKVLLSIKSTQIDNCLVQLDRDLLDVLMKYIYRGFEIPTEGSSSHLLTWHEKVYNISGVGSIVRAFADSKRA